A segment of the Microbacterium luteolum genome:
TGTCCGTCACCGCGGTAGAGGTACATGTCGCCGTTGGCCGCGATGGCGAGCACGTCGACTCGGCGATCGCCGTCGATGTCCCCGGCGCTGAAGACGGCCAACATGCCGCCCCACCCCTGCCCGATCTGTCGGGCGCGGGCCCAGTTGCCGTCCCCGCTCGTCGAGTAGAGCATCAGAGCACCCGACGCCGATCGACCCATCAGGTCGGCGGCGCCGTCTCCGTCGAAGTCGCCGGCGCTGAAGAGGCTGGTGAAGCCCGACCAGCCCCCCTGACCGATCACCAGGGGCGGCTGGTTGGCCCAGCCGCCGTACCCGTTGCCGCGGTAGAGGATGAGGTCGCCCTTGCTGTCGACGGCGAGCACGTCCGGGAGACGATTGCCGTCGAAATCGAGGTTGCCGACGACCCGGGCGAACGAGCCCCAACCGTTGCCGATGACGAAACGGGCGCCGAAGCCGCCCCCGGCCTTGCCGGGATGCAGGTAGAAGTATCCTGCGGCGTCGACCTGTCCGACATCGCTGAATCCGTCGCCGTTGAAATCGCCCATCGACACCAGGCGATCGGTCGCGCCCCAGGCACCGGGGATGTTGAGGGTGCCGCCCCAGTTGCCGTCGCGCGTCAGACCGTACACGCGCAGCTCGTTGGATGTGGTGAGCCCGACGATGTCACCACCGGGAACCCCGTCGAGATTTCCCGCGCCTGCGGGGAGCGACCGCCGCGCCGTGACCGCCGGGCCCGCCGACGAGGCGTTGAAGTTCTGCCAGCCGCCGCCGATCCCGAGGCCGGCACTCATCGTTCCGCCGCCGAGGCCCCGATACAGGTTCAGCGTGCCGGCCGAGGTCACCGCGAGCAGGTCGGCTCTGCCGTCGCCGTTGAAGTCGCCGTTGTTGAAGATGTCGGTGAAGCCCTGCCAGCCGTTCCCGATCTGCTTCGACGCCTTCCAGCTGCCGTTGCCGTCACCGGAGTAGAGGAAGAGCCGACCGCTGGGATCGCGCGAGATGAGGTCGGCGCGACCGTCGCCGTCGAAATCGCCGTTGCCCGTGATCAGGTTCATCGACGTCCACCCGCTGCCCACGGCGCGCGGGGCGAGGAACCCTCCGCGATCGTTGCCGGACCAGAGCCAGAGCCGGCCCGCGGCGTCGGTCGTGAACAGATCGGGGATGCCGTCTCCGTCGAAGTCGCCGGCGGGCGTCGCCAGCACCACTCCGGACCAGTCGCCGGGCAGCGTGTTCGGCGCGGGGAGCGTGGTGGTCCCGTTGCTCCGCACCACCTGTGCCGAGCCGGAGGTCTTGATCGCGATGAAGTCACGCCGCCCGTCACCGTCGAGGTCTCCGACGCCGAAGAACTTCTTGATCCCGGTGAGACCGCCGCCCACCTTGACGCGGTCGCCCCAGGCGCCGTTCAGGTACGGGTATCCGTAGACGTCCCCCGCTCCGTCGACGCCCATCACAAAGGTGCTCTGGTCGATCGACGACAACGTCGGGACCACCGAGGTCGGGAGCTGCGTCGAGCCGAACCAGTCCGTGAAGTAGTTGTAGAAGTTGCGGTTGCCGTAGGCGGAGCACGGGTCGCCGCTGTCGCCGTACCCGGCGTTGAGCGCGTTCTGGTTCGGCTGGTACGGCGTGTAGTAGTAGAGCGCCGACGTGGCCTTGTTGGCGATGTAGACCGGGGAGGAACCGCAGGCGGCGTTCGGGTTGTACAGGATGTTCCAGGTCCGGCCCGGCGCGTACCACTGGAACCACTTGCCCTCCATGTAGATCTGCATCTGGCGCGCGGCACCGTAGATCTGATGGAAGAAGCCCACGTACTGCGGGTCGCACGGCGCGGTGTCGGGGCAGCCCTGCCCGAGGGCGATGTCGTAGCGCCACGCGCTGGGCCACGAGTGCGTGACGAGGCCCTGCTCCTTCTGGAGCATCACGATCAGCACCTGCGGGTTGATGTTGCACGACTGCGCCACGCGGTAGATGATCCGCGCCGCCGACTCGTTCGCGGCCCCCGTGTATCCGTTGCAGTACGCGTCAGCCGGACGCGTCACGGAGGAGATCGTGAAGTCCTTGAGGCAGACGATCCGCCGGCCGTCTTCATCCGTGCCGCCCAGGCAGCGGGAGACCTTGCTGCTGAAGAAGGCCTGGATCTGCGCCTCGGTCATCGAGTTCTTGTTCGTGAACACGGCGTCGCTGATGATGTTGCCCGCGTTGAAGCCGACGAGCGTCGTCTTCGCGATCCCGGCGGCCGCCGGGTCGGCAGCGGCCTTCGCCGCGGTCGAGATGCTCGACGACATGGACGCCGCGGCAGCGGTGGCGGGGACCACCGTGCCGACGATCAGGGCGGAGACGGCGAGGAAACAGGTGAGGAGTCGGGAGATCCTCAGGGTGTTTCGCGAGCGTGGGGCACGTCGAGACATGTGACCAGTGTGACGGAAGTTACAGGATGATGCCACTGTTACTGAGAATCCGCTGCATGGATTGAGCGTGTCGCCCGCACGCACAGGCCGGATTCAGCCGTCACAGATCGGCGTGCAGGCCCCACACGCGCTCCGCGGAGCTCGCCCACGAGAACGCCCGCGACCGGTCGGTGGCGAGGACGCGCAGGCGCGGCGCTCCTTCTCGAGATGCTGCGGCGAGGGCATCCGCGATGCCGTCCTCAGGCA
Coding sequences within it:
- a CDS encoding VCBS repeat-containing protein; translated protein: MSRRAPRSRNTLRISRLLTCFLAVSALIVGTVVPATAAAASMSSSISTAAKAAADPAAAGIAKTTLVGFNAGNIISDAVFTNKNSMTEAQIQAFFSSKVSRCLGGTDEDGRRIVCLKDFTISSVTRPADAYCNGYTGAANESAARIIYRVAQSCNINPQVLIVMLQKEQGLVTHSWPSAWRYDIALGQGCPDTAPCDPQYVGFFHQIYGAARQMQIYMEGKWFQWYAPGRTWNILYNPNAACGSSPVYIANKATSALYYYTPYQPNQNALNAGYGDSGDPCSAYGNRNFYNYFTDWFGSTQLPTSVVPTLSSIDQSTFVMGVDGAGDVYGYPYLNGAWGDRVKVGGGLTGIKKFFGVGDLDGDGRRDFIAIKTSGSAQVVRSNGTTTLPAPNTLPGDWSGVVLATPAGDFDGDGIPDLFTTDAAGRLWLWSGNDRGGFLAPRAVGSGWTSMNLITGNGDFDGDGRADLISRDPSGRLFLYSGDGNGSWKASKQIGNGWQGFTDIFNNGDFNGDGRADLLAVTSAGTLNLYRGLGGGTMSAGLGIGGGWQNFNASSAGPAVTARRSLPAGAGNLDGVPGGDIVGLTTSNELRVYGLTRDGNWGGTLNIPGAWGATDRLVSMGDFNGDGFSDVGQVDAAGYFYLHPGKAGGGFGARFVIGNGWGSFARVVGNLDFDGNRLPDVLAVDSKGDLILYRGNGYGGWANQPPLVIGQGGWSGFTSLFSAGDFDGDGAADLMGRSASGALMLYSTSGDGNWARARQIGQGWGGMLAVFSAGDIDGDRRVDVLAIAANGDMYLYRGDGQGAWRGDQPRINAGWQIMKQLF